The sequence GACTTCAGACTCGCGTCGACTTCGTCCTGGAGCGTTTTGACTTGCTGGAACTGTTCGTCGCTCAGGTCAGCGACCAGCGCCACCGGCACCACTTCGCCGATCCGCGGCGGTCGACCAAATCCACGTCCACCGGGACCGCCCGGTCCGCCGGGGCTGGTGAGCTTTTCCTGCTGATCCTTGGTGAGGATCTTGCTCAGCTTCGCTTCCATTTGCTTTTGCAGGTCGTCGATCTTCTTCTGCTGCTCTTCGCTCACGCCCAGCACTTGGGTGAGGAACCGCGGCACGAACTCTCGCTGCCCCGGTCCTCCGGGTCCTCCGGGTCCACCTGGACCTCCCGGGCCGCCGCGTCCGCCGGGAAGCTGCATCACCCAGACAATTTCGCCGCTGGGAGTCACTTCAAACAACAGCGATTGATTGCCGGAGCAGATCAGCGTGTTACCGTTCGGCTGCCGCTGAGCGCCGGAGATCAACATCGAGTGGAAGTCCGATTTCTCGGGGGACGAATAGGACCACTTCGCTTCGAGCGGAGCGAAGGGGAGGAACTCTTCTTTTTCGTACGTGCCGTCGCTCTTCAGCGGCAGTTCCACTTCGTCGGCGGTCGAGTACGAACCGTCCGGACGTCCCATGCCGTTGTTGAAGACCAGCATGTTGCCGGCGCCGGGAAGTCCATCGGCAATCCAGTGAGCACAGTGCTGGGCGAACAACCGCTGATCGACGTTGGTGCCGCTGCGATAGACGCGGGGATTGCCCCAGCGGAAAAGGAGATCGCCCCCTTTGCCCGAATTGCCGCCGCTGCTGGAAGCGGCTTCTTCCGCGGTCGTGCTGTGATCGATGATCCAGACTTCGCTGAACTCATGAACGCTGAGCATGATCTGGTCGAGCTTCGCGTTGTACGCAACCGAGTTGACGTGCATCCAGTCGCCGCCGCCGGGGCCTCCGGGACCACGACCGCCGCGACGGTTGTCGCCTCGTTGATCGGCAGGACGTTGGTCTCCGTCGGGACCGCCGGGTCCTGGTTGTCCGCCGCCGACATAGCCAAGCGAACGAAGTCTCGCCAACTGCGCCGGATCTTGCAGCATGCGATCCATCATCGCGGTGCTGAAGTTGATGTCGATGCGCTGTGGGTTTTCGGAGACGTCGCCATAGTTCGGAAGTTTAGGATCGACGTCTTGGATCAGGTGATCCCACGCGTGCCACTTCCAGACGATCTCGCCGGTCGTTTTTCCGGTCGGCTTGATCTCGATCAGGCAGTCAGGAAGGAGTTCGTCGGTAACCAACTCGGCGCGACGACCGACGGCAGCTTCTTCATCCCGGGTCTTCGGATCATTGGCGACGACCAAGACGTTGCCATTGGGAAGGGGGCAAATGTCATGGTGAGCCCGCAGCTTGCCTTGATCGATCTGGTAGTCCCAAACCAGATTGCCGTCCCAATCAAACTCTTGAATTCGCCCGCCGGCGCCAGGCCCGCCGAAACCTCGGCCACGTTCGGCGCCCGGCCGCAGCAAGTGACCGTTAGGAAGTAGGTAGCAACTCAAGGCGGGGGTATAGTCGCTCTTCCACTCGTTGACGACGCGACCTTCCATGTCGACCAGGTACGTGGTCGTCGAGTTCATCGGCGCGATCAGCGTGTAACCTTGTTGCGCTTCGGGCGCATTGACGCTGACTCCTTCTTTGGCGTCCTTCAGCGGACGATCCGGAGTCGATTCGGCATAGAGCGAGCTAGTCGCTGCGGCCAGCAGCGCGGCCAGCGCAAGGGGACGGAAGTTGCGAAGTCGTGTGATCATCGAGGGGAAATCTCCCGGTCGGATTGGACGAGATCGAGCCGATATTCGCCTGAAAAAAGGCGGCGGTGAAAAGGGTCACTACTCACCAATGCGAGAAACGGAAGCGCAGGGTGTCAGCAATGTCGTGAGAATTCCCAGCCCTCCACCGCAAGCCGGAAAACGCTGGTTTGGGACGCGTCGGGGGGATTTTGGGACGACATCGCATCGTCGCATTCAGATCGATGACCGATCTTTAGAAGCAGAAACCGATTGTGGACGCCGAATTCGATTCGCACGAGGCGGATTTGGTCGACGCCCACCCCAACTAAGTGGTACCGGAAGTCGCCGAAACGGAAACAGAACGCGACCCCTTCGTTGTCCATCCCAGGGCGAGGCAGACCAATGACATCCATTCAAAGCGTGCAGGTCGCAGGCCTGCAGAATTACTCCCAAGCTCAGGGCGCCAGCGGCGGTCGCGGCCCAGCGCCGACCGGCGAATTACCGCCGGGGTTGAAGAACGATCTGGCCGAAATCGCGGAATCGGAAGGGCTTAGCTCCGAGCAGGAAGCCTCCTTAGAAAGCGATATCCAAGACGCTCTTTCCAGCCTGTTTGATTCGTCGGAAGGGCGGCCCGATCCCGATGCGGTGAAAGACGTGATCTCGGGCGTCTTCGAAGAATATGGGCTCGATGCCGAGCAATTGGCCGATCGACTGGGACCTCCCGGAGGCGGGCCTCCGCCGGGCGGACCAGGCGGTCCCGGTGGTCCGGGAGGACCTCCGCCAGGAGGCGCTGCGGGAGAATCGAGCGAAAAGGACAGCACCGATGAAACCGACAGCGACTCGCAGCTGCTCCAGTCGCTGCAAGACATTCTCGACAAGCTGAAGGAGAGCGGCGATTCCGACACGATCAGCAAGATCTCGGACTTGCTCGTTTCCGGCTTGCTAGGAATTGACGTCGAAGCGTAAAAGCGGACAAGTCGACGCAAAGTTTCCGGCATCTGCTAGACTGACGTAGAAGCCTCGCTAGAATCGGTCGCCCCGTTTCTGGCGAGGCGCGGCGCATTCTTGAACGATCCCGGCAGCAAGGCGAACCGCGTGACCAATCCCGACGTTACCCAGATTCTTGGAGCGCTCGAGCGAGGAGATTCGCACGCTTCCGAGCAACTGCTGCCGCTGGTCTACGAAGAGCTGCGGAAACTGGCCGCCGCCAAAATGTCTCAAGAAGCGTCCGATCGGACCTTGCAGCCGACGGCGCTCGTCCACGAAGCCTATCTGCGGCTGGTCGGCAACGGCGGCAGTTGGGAAAACCGCGGACACTTCTTCGCCGCCGCAGCCGAAGCGATGCGGCGAATTCTGATTGAAGAGGCGCGCCGGCGAGCTAGTTTGAAGCGCGGAGGGGAATATGCCATCGTCGACCTACCTGACGATTTGATCACCGCAGCCCGGAACGAGAGCGATTCGCTCCTCGATCTCGACGTCGCGCTCCACAAGCTGCAAACGGCCGATCCCGAGTCCTACAAATTGGTGATGCTCCGCTATTTCAGCGGCCTG is a genomic window of Blastopirellula sediminis containing:
- a CDS encoding aryl-sulfate sulfotransferase, with amino-acid sequence MITRLRNFRPLALAALLAAATSSLYAESTPDRPLKDAKEGVSVNAPEAQQGYTLIAPMNSTTTYLVDMEGRVVNEWKSDYTPALSCYLLPNGHLLRPGAERGRGFGGPGAGGRIQEFDWDGNLVWDYQIDQGKLRAHHDICPLPNGNVLVVANDPKTRDEEAAVGRRAELVTDELLPDCLIEIKPTGKTTGEIVWKWHAWDHLIQDVDPKLPNYGDVSENPQRIDINFSTAMMDRMLQDPAQLARLRSLGYVGGGQPGPGGPDGDQRPADQRGDNRRGGRGPGGPGGGDWMHVNSVAYNAKLDQIMLSVHEFSEVWIIDHSTTAEEAASSSGGNSGKGGDLLFRWGNPRVYRSGTNVDQRLFAQHCAHWIADGLPGAGNMLVFNNGMGRPDGSYSTADEVELPLKSDGTYEKEEFLPFAPLEAKWSYSSPEKSDFHSMLISGAQRQPNGNTLICSGNQSLLFEVTPSGEIVWVMQLPGGRGGPGGPGGPGGPGGPGQREFVPRFLTQVLGVSEEQQKKIDDLQKQMEAKLSKILTKDQQEKLTSPGGPGGPGGRGFGRPPRIGEVVPVALVADLSDEQFQQVKTLQDEVDASLKSVWNDEQKKTIEEMESRMAGGPGGPGFGGPGPRGPGGFGPPPGNNGPGGPDRRGPGGPPGRGGPGGPGGFAGGPGGPGGPGPGGPGGGPGGVFRAYRFPTDYAAFEGKDLKPGKLLTETIAAERGPAPGPDGPPR
- a CDS encoding sigma-70 family RNA polymerase sigma factor codes for the protein MNDPGSKANRVTNPDVTQILGALERGDSHASEQLLPLVYEELRKLAAAKMSQEASDRTLQPTALVHEAYLRLVGNGGSWENRGHFFAAAAEAMRRILIEEARRRASLKRGGEYAIVDLPDDLITAARNESDSLLDLDVALHKLQTADPESYKLVMLRYFSGLTVDEAAESLGISPRTAKRYWSFARAWLQREIERQ